One window of the Candidatus Eremiobacteraceae bacterium genome contains the following:
- the pyrE gene encoding orotate phosphoribosyltransferase — protein MTSDEVLALLERRGAMLTGHFVLSSGLHSDRFIQKFRIFEDPPTAEAVCGALAERLKDSKPQVVVAAAIGGVIPGYIVAKALGVRDIFIEKENGEPTLRRGFSIAAGERVAVVEDVMTTGKSTEEIIRVVRAHGGDVVAIGAVVKRGRVHLPIEVTALLDLPLADFRPDECELCKRGVPLQDPGSRRSSTPQ, from the coding sequence ATGACATCGGATGAAGTGCTCGCGCTTCTCGAACGCCGCGGCGCCATGCTCACAGGGCATTTCGTGTTGTCTTCCGGATTGCACAGCGATCGCTTCATCCAAAAATTCCGGATCTTTGAGGATCCCCCAACGGCAGAAGCAGTGTGCGGGGCGCTAGCGGAACGGCTGAAGGACTCGAAACCGCAAGTCGTGGTCGCGGCGGCGATCGGCGGCGTGATTCCAGGCTACATCGTTGCAAAGGCGCTTGGTGTGCGCGATATCTTCATCGAAAAAGAGAACGGCGAGCCGACGCTGAGGCGCGGCTTTTCGATCGCGGCCGGCGAGCGCGTCGCCGTCGTCGAAGATGTGATGACCACCGGTAAATCCACGGAAGAGATCATCCGCGTCGTGCGCGCACACGGCGGCGACGTCGTGGCGATCGGCGCGGTGGTCAAACGCGGCCGCGTTCATCTGCCCATAGAGGTGACCGCGTTGCTCGATCTTCCGCTCGCAGATTTTCGACCGGATGAATGCGAGCTTTGCAAGCGCGGCGTGCCGCTCCAGGACCCGGGCAGCCGCCGCTCGTCGACTCCTCAATAA
- the pth gene encoding aminoacyl-tRNA hydrolase, translating into MRLIVGLGNPGAQYVRTRHNIGFRIVRSIAAAEQLETWRSRFDARIVQAPALDALLVLPQTYMNASGDAVAPIAAFYKIEISDILVVCDDINLPFARLRVRRGGSDGGNNGLKSITYALGTQEYPRLRFGVGRATMDAIGTVLGAFTGEEEKALPEAIDRATAGIRTFCQDGLSAAIDRVNAFGGDPPPVEAPPVDAPIDPVDP; encoded by the coding sequence ATGCGCTTGATCGTGGGCCTCGGCAATCCCGGGGCCCAATACGTTCGCACTCGCCACAACATCGGTTTTCGTATCGTGCGCTCCATCGCGGCCGCCGAGCAGCTCGAGACGTGGCGCTCGCGCTTTGACGCCCGCATCGTGCAGGCACCCGCGCTCGACGCGCTGCTCGTCTTGCCGCAGACCTACATGAACGCCTCCGGCGACGCGGTGGCGCCGATCGCCGCCTTCTATAAAATAGAGATCTCCGATATCCTCGTCGTATGCGATGACATCAATCTGCCGTTCGCGCGCCTGCGCGTGCGGCGGGGCGGAAGCGATGGCGGCAACAACGGTTTGAAGTCCATCACGTACGCGCTCGGAACGCAAGAATATCCGCGATTGCGATTCGGCGTCGGGCGCGCGACCATGGACGCGATCGGCACGGTTCTGGGCGCATTCACGGGTGAGGAAGAGAAGGCACTTCCGGAGGCGATCGACCGCGCGACGGCCGGCATCCGCACATTCTGTCAGGATGGTCTTAGTGCCGCAATCGATCGAGTGAACGCTTTCGGCGGCGACCCGCCGCCCGTCGAAGCGCCGCCCGTCGACGCGCCTATTGACCCCGTGGACCCGTAA
- a CDS encoding 50S ribosomal protein L25, producing MEQITLAAKPRTAIGTKSVKRLREEGKVPGIVYGHAFGEAVAIVIEAKDLRAALSHGAHSVINLEIDGRSATPVLLHERQLDPITKHLLHVDLHAVDLNEEVETMVRVVAIGTAAGVKEGGILDIVAREVTVAALPGSIPDHIEVDVRDLNITDAIHIRELPVIEGVRYVDEPDDVVIAVLPPSKVEEVAPVAAVGEPVVAEPELIGKKPAEEPEA from the coding sequence ATGGAACAGATAACCCTTGCCGCTAAGCCTCGCACGGCCATCGGCACAAAATCAGTCAAACGCCTGCGCGAAGAGGGCAAGGTGCCGGGCATCGTCTACGGGCACGCGTTCGGCGAAGCCGTCGCGATCGTCATCGAGGCCAAAGACCTGCGCGCTGCGCTCAGCCACGGCGCGCACTCCGTCATCAACCTTGAGATCGACGGCCGCAGCGCGACACCGGTCTTGCTGCACGAGCGCCAGCTCGATCCGATAACCAAACATCTGCTGCACGTCGATCTGCACGCCGTCGATCTCAACGAAGAGGTCGAGACGATGGTGCGCGTCGTCGCGATCGGCACTGCGGCCGGAGTGAAAGAAGGCGGCATCCTCGACATCGTGGCGCGCGAAGTCACGGTGGCCGCGCTACCCGGAAGCATCCCCGACCACATCGAGGTCGACGTTCGCGATCTCAACATCACCGATGCGATCCATATCCGCGAGCTGCCCGTCATCGAGGGCGTCCGCTACGTGGACGAGCCCGATGATGTGGTCATCGCCGTTCTGCCGCCGTCGAAGGTTGAGGAAGTCGCGCCTGTTGCCGCGGTCGGCGAACCGGTCGTGGCCGAGCCGGAGCTCATCGGCAAGAAGCCGGCGGAGGAGCCGGAAGCCTGA
- a CDS encoding ribose-phosphate pyrophosphokinase yields MATAKPVLFSGTSNPALAEDIAKSLGTRLGKALVTTFANDERRIEIHENVRGADVFVIQSICKSADGLCGVNDSMMEMLLMIDALRRASSARITAVIPYYGYAKQDKKTKGREPISAKLVANLLVTAGADRIVTVDLHAAQIQGFFDQPVDNLTASYILANHLINSKKLQGPGIVVVSPDAGGVARAEAFAKRLQATVAIVFKRRPRPDVNEVSEVVGDLQGKTAVIIDDMISTGGTLVKAAEALLERGAVSVVTCATHGIFAGDAAKKFIDSPIAEVIVTNTIPVPHDIRGEKIKVLSVAPMLAETIKRISTNRSISELYEEQEGELAATQRTGSLFDKLSVGEPASLAHRP; encoded by the coding sequence ATGGCTACGGCAAAACCGGTCCTCTTCTCGGGCACGTCCAATCCTGCGCTCGCTGAAGATATCGCCAAGAGTTTAGGAACGCGCCTCGGTAAAGCGCTCGTGACGACGTTCGCCAACGACGAACGCCGCATCGAGATCCACGAGAACGTGCGCGGCGCCGATGTCTTCGTGATCCAATCCATCTGCAAGTCGGCCGACGGCCTGTGCGGCGTGAACGATTCGATGATGGAGATGCTGCTGATGATCGATGCGCTTCGCCGCGCGTCGTCGGCGCGCATCACGGCCGTGATACCGTACTACGGCTACGCGAAGCAAGATAAGAAGACCAAAGGCCGCGAGCCGATCTCCGCAAAATTGGTCGCAAATCTGCTCGTGACGGCCGGCGCGGACCGTATCGTGACCGTCGATCTGCATGCCGCGCAAATCCAGGGTTTCTTCGATCAGCCGGTGGACAACCTCACTGCAAGTTATATCCTCGCGAATCATCTCATCAATTCGAAGAAGCTGCAGGGTCCGGGCATCGTGGTGGTCTCGCCCGATGCCGGCGGCGTCGCGCGCGCCGAAGCGTTTGCAAAGCGTCTCCAGGCAACGGTCGCCATCGTCTTCAAGCGGCGGCCGCGGCCGGACGTCAACGAAGTGAGCGAAGTGGTCGGCGACCTTCAGGGGAAGACGGCGGTCATTATCGACGACATGATCTCCACCGGCGGCACGCTCGTCAAGGCGGCCGAAGCGCTCTTGGAGCGTGGTGCCGTATCGGTCGTCACGTGCGCGACGCACGGCATTTTCGCGGGTGATGCCGCAAAGAAATTTATCGACTCGCCGATTGCGGAAGTGATCGTCACGAACACGATTCCGGTGCCTCACGACATCCGCGGCGAGAAGATCAAAGTGCTCTCGGTCGCGCCCATGCTCGCCGAGACGATCAAGCGGATCAGCACCAACCGTTCGATTTCCGAACTCTACGAAGAGCAAGAGGGCGAGCTGGCGGCGACGCAGCGAACCGGCTCGCTGTTCGACAAACTTTCTGTCGGCGAGCCGGCGTCGCTCGCACATCGCCCATAG
- the uvrB gene encoding excinuclease ABC subunit UvrB — MPKFEVVSPFSPSGDQPQAIASLADGIRRGDRAQTLLGVTGSGKTATMAWTVEAVQKPTLVLCHNKTLAAQLCGEFKEFFPKNAVEYFVSYFDYYQPEAYIPSSDTYIEKDSSINDEIERLRHSATQSLLTRPDTLIVASVSCIFGLGSPSDYMEMSLSVRRGQEFDRDKLLRKLVDMQYTRNDIAMVRGTFRVRGDVLEFVAVDDEIVTRLDFFGDQVESITRINQVTGELIEEVDSLTIFPAKHFITPEEKLRRACLSIQEELDDRLAFFKREGRLLEAQRLEMRTRNDLDSLRELGYCNGIENYSRHLTGRAPGQTPFCLLDFFPDDWLLFVDESHVTLPQVHGMYQGDRSRKEALVEFGFRLPSALDNRPLTFDEFDKHLNQVVYVSATPGKYERTNASQIVEQIIRPTGLVDPQIVRRPTAGQVDDLMEEVRTRAEAGERTLVTTLTKKMAEDLTDYLLEANVRARYLHSEIETLERIAILRDLRLGEFDCLVGINLLREGLDLPEVSLVAILDADKEGYLRSETSLIQTIGRAARNVSGMVLMYADNVTASMERAMSETERRRARQVAYNTEHGIDPQSIRKSVRDILTAAYESSETKSRRVLKDVPRDVLMATITKLDREMREAAAKLEFEKAAALRDELWELRKQLPDGGDSTLSKKAPTIFGQKVREAALF; from the coding sequence GTGCCGAAATTCGAAGTCGTTTCCCCATTTTCTCCCTCCGGAGACCAACCGCAGGCGATAGCCAGTCTCGCCGACGGGATTCGCCGCGGCGACCGCGCGCAGACGCTGCTGGGCGTGACCGGCAGCGGCAAGACCGCGACGATGGCATGGACGGTCGAAGCGGTCCAAAAACCAACGCTCGTGCTCTGCCACAACAAGACGCTGGCGGCGCAGTTATGCGGCGAATTCAAGGAATTCTTCCCGAAAAATGCAGTCGAATATTTCGTCTCCTACTTCGACTACTATCAGCCCGAGGCGTACATCCCGTCGTCCGACACATACATCGAGAAGGACTCGTCCATAAACGATGAGATCGAGCGGCTGCGGCACTCCGCAACGCAGTCGCTGCTGACGCGCCCCGACACGCTCATCGTCGCGTCCGTCTCCTGCATCTTCGGTTTGGGATCGCCGTCGGACTATATGGAGATGTCGCTTAGCGTGCGCCGCGGCCAAGAGTTCGATCGAGACAAGCTCTTGCGCAAGCTCGTGGACATGCAGTATACGCGCAATGACATCGCGATGGTGCGCGGCACCTTCCGCGTGCGGGGCGACGTGCTCGAATTCGTCGCGGTTGACGACGAGATCGTGACGCGCCTGGATTTCTTCGGCGATCAGGTCGAGAGCATCACACGGATCAACCAAGTCACCGGCGAGCTCATCGAAGAGGTCGACAGCCTGACGATTTTTCCCGCCAAGCATTTCATCACGCCTGAAGAGAAATTGCGGCGTGCGTGCCTTTCGATCCAAGAAGAGCTGGACGACCGCCTGGCGTTCTTCAAACGCGAAGGCCGATTGCTCGAAGCGCAGCGCCTCGAGATGCGCACGCGCAACGATCTGGACAGCCTGCGCGAACTGGGCTACTGCAACGGCATCGAAAATTATTCGCGCCATCTGACGGGTCGCGCACCAGGTCAGACTCCGTTCTGCTTGCTGGATTTCTTTCCCGACGACTGGCTGCTGTTCGTGGACGAATCGCACGTCACGCTGCCGCAAGTGCACGGCATGTATCAGGGCGATCGTTCGCGCAAAGAGGCGCTCGTGGAGTTTGGTTTCCGGCTTCCGTCGGCGCTCGACAACCGGCCGCTCACGTTTGACGAGTTCGACAAACACCTCAACCAGGTCGTGTATGTCTCGGCGACGCCCGGAAAATACGAGCGGACGAACGCCTCGCAGATCGTCGAACAGATCATCAGACCCACCGGCTTGGTCGATCCGCAGATCGTGCGACGGCCGACGGCCGGCCAAGTGGACGATTTGATGGAAGAAGTGCGCACCCGCGCGGAGGCCGGTGAGCGAACGCTCGTCACAACACTGACGAAGAAGATGGCCGAGGATCTCACGGACTATCTGCTCGAGGCGAACGTCCGCGCACGCTATCTGCACTCGGAGATCGAAACGCTCGAACGCATCGCGATCCTGCGCGACTTGCGGTTGGGTGAATTCGACTGCCTCGTCGGCATCAATCTCTTGCGCGAAGGCCTGGACCTGCCGGAAGTCTCGCTGGTCGCTATCCTCGACGCCGATAAAGAAGGCTACTTGCGTTCTGAGACGTCGCTCATCCAGACGATCGGGCGCGCGGCGCGCAACGTCAGCGGCATGGTGTTGATGTACGCGGATAATGTGACGGCATCGATGGAGCGCGCGATGTCCGAGACCGAACGGCGGCGAGCCAGACAAGTCGCCTATAACACCGAGCACGGGATCGATCCGCAGTCCATCCGTAAGTCGGTGCGCGACATCTTGACCGCGGCGTATGAGTCGTCGGAGACGAAGTCGCGGCGGGTGCTCAAAGACGTGCCGCGCGACGTGCTCATGGCGACCATCACCAAACTCGACCGCGAGATGCGCGAGGCTGCCGCGAAGCTGGAATTCGAGAAGGCTGCCGCACTGCGCGACGAGCTATGGGAATTGCGCAAGCAGCTTCCGGACGGCGGCGACTCCACGCTCTCGAAGAAAGCGCCCACGATCTTCGGCCAGAAGGTGCGCGAAGCAGCCCTGTTCTGA
- a CDS encoding Uma2 family endonuclease, producing the protein MREIILPETKPALEWINGRAVQKVSPQRKHALAQTGFAIALGTWARTTGAGMVGTEWRFQVAPPGEERRPLVPDVAFLSYARLPYLVQLETEVPRVAPDLAVEILSPDDRSKDVEEKVRVYLAAGAQAVVLVDTAEQTVTIRKSTGTQRLARSDVFQHESLPGFSMSVIDLFTPPQPK; encoded by the coding sequence ATGCGCGAAATCATTTTGCCGGAGACCAAACCGGCGCTCGAATGGATCAATGGCCGAGCCGTTCAAAAGGTGAGCCCGCAGCGCAAGCACGCGCTCGCGCAGACGGGCTTTGCCATAGCGCTCGGCACGTGGGCTCGCACCACTGGCGCCGGCATGGTGGGCACGGAGTGGCGATTCCAGGTCGCGCCGCCAGGTGAGGAGCGGCGGCCGCTCGTACCGGACGTCGCGTTCTTGTCGTATGCGCGCTTGCCATACCTGGTGCAATTGGAGACCGAAGTTCCTCGCGTTGCGCCCGACTTGGCGGTGGAGATCCTCTCCCCCGACGATCGTTCGAAGGACGTTGAAGAGAAAGTACGCGTCTATCTCGCCGCCGGCGCGCAAGCGGTCGTGCTTGTGGACACAGCCGAGCAGACCGTGACGATTCGCAAGAGCACGGGAACACAGCGGCTCGCTCGCTCCGATGTGTTCCAGCACGAGAGTCTGCCGGGCTTCAGCATGTCCGTGATAGACCTGTTCACGCCGCCGCAACCGAAGTAG
- a CDS encoding patatin-like phospholipase family protein, producing MRALVLSGGGARGAYEAGVVTSLCKAKQFDIVCGTSIGAINASLVAQGDIDALGRLWHGIAARDIIRYIPQVDILKNMVAIAGAVGADNAFKKIGDLLHLWHDYRALGAPANLMGLRGAVSSDPVIQILQDCLDWQKLQASPTTLVVTGTNLTRGTTEGFFRFHTSRAAIEATFADKAGATRFPLAAETYNSAVRASAAIPGAFTPVNFAPAGSIAFDYVDGGVANNTPIGLAVDAGATDVTVVFMDPSDDKPRQQSANNLAQIAFASYDVMQQKILEDDLKLACTVNDLDATTRGAKHKIVIDLWSVRPKEPLGLSVLGFNEQAALDAAFAQGLQDGQSPQRVTFP from the coding sequence ATGAGAGCGTTGGTATTGAGCGGCGGCGGGGCGCGCGGCGCGTACGAAGCCGGCGTCGTCACGTCGCTCTGCAAGGCGAAGCAATTCGACATCGTGTGCGGCACCTCGATCGGAGCGATCAACGCATCGCTCGTCGCACAGGGCGACATCGATGCGCTCGGCCGCCTATGGCATGGTATCGCAGCGCGCGATATCATCCGCTATATCCCGCAAGTCGACATCCTGAAGAACATGGTCGCTATCGCCGGCGCCGTTGGTGCGGACAACGCGTTCAAGAAAATCGGCGACCTCTTGCACTTGTGGCACGACTATCGCGCACTTGGTGCGCCAGCAAATCTCATGGGGTTGCGGGGTGCGGTCAGCTCCGACCCCGTCATCCAGATCCTACAGGATTGTCTGGATTGGCAAAAACTCCAAGCATCGCCGACGACGCTTGTCGTCACCGGAACCAACCTGACGCGCGGCACGACCGAAGGATTCTTTCGCTTTCATACAAGCCGCGCGGCGATCGAAGCGACGTTCGCCGACAAGGCTGGGGCCACACGGTTCCCTCTCGCCGCCGAGACGTACAACAGTGCGGTCCGCGCATCCGCCGCGATTCCGGGCGCGTTCACCCCAGTCAACTTTGCGCCGGCGGGCTCGATCGCATTCGACTACGTGGATGGCGGCGTCGCGAACAACACGCCGATCGGGCTTGCGGTGGACGCCGGGGCCACGGACGTCACGGTCGTCTTCATGGATCCGTCCGATGACAAGCCGCGCCAGCAGTCGGCGAACAACCTCGCGCAGATCGCGTTTGCGAGCTACGACGTCATGCAGCAGAAGATCCTCGAAGACGACCTCAAGCTTGCGTGCACCGTGAACGATCTCGATGCGACGACGCGCGGCGCGAAGCATAAGATCGTCATCGATCTTTGGAGCGTGCGGCCGAAAGAGCCGCTCGGGCTCTCCGTGTTGGGATTCAACGAGCAAGCTGCGCTGGACGCGGCATTCGCACAGGGTTTGCAGGACGGTCAATCACCGCAACGCGTGACGTTCCCGTAA
- a CDS encoding choice-of-anchor tandem repeat GloVer-containing protein gives MQHSDPSIRHKRLALALSILSLCSLASPQASMGALQQGTQASPLFEGSPGVFYGTIPTRGAFGYGSIFRVTAAGSFALEYNFGGAGNVGNGTNPQDIMLGPDGNLYGITSSGGNLTLSCGTVFGFDGTTLSTLHQFGSGEGCHPSGGLYYGFGQGGLRTLYGTTGLIGGSQTIYSLDFFGTLTTLHTFGSSGDGSHPNSPLVVIDPTSGTLIGTTQSGGGFGYGTLYELQFHQGSQPTESVVYNFSGSSMLANQSPVGWLAPANDVVYGNVSGLGGYQDGNLFAFQYSNLFTALLIFAPPPHQSGACSGPMFGNDGYVYGATCFGGTFGLGYVYKYNPSTQIATTIHSFSSSEGYTVLAPLTLGSDGNLYGTTFTGGQFGYGTIFKLTENGALTVLHSFSKAD, from the coding sequence ATGCAGCACTCCGATCCGAGTATTCGACATAAGCGACTAGCTTTGGCGCTCTCGATTCTTTCATTGTGTTCTCTCGCTTCTCCGCAAGCGAGCATGGGCGCATTACAGCAGGGGACACAGGCATCGCCGTTGTTCGAAGGATCGCCTGGCGTTTTCTACGGTACGATCCCGACGCGCGGAGCGTTCGGCTATGGATCTATATTTCGGGTCACCGCTGCTGGATCGTTTGCCTTGGAATACAACTTCGGAGGCGCCGGCAACGTTGGTAACGGCACTAACCCGCAAGACATCATGCTTGGTCCGGACGGTAACTTATACGGCATCACCTCATCAGGCGGCAACCTGACGCTGAGCTGCGGCACAGTGTTCGGGTTCGACGGCACCACGCTATCGACGCTTCACCAATTTGGTTCAGGCGAGGGATGCCATCCGAGCGGCGGACTTTACTACGGATTCGGTCAGGGCGGATTGCGAACACTCTATGGTACAACGGGATTGATAGGCGGAAGCCAGACGATCTATAGCTTAGATTTTTTCGGCACGCTGACCACGCTGCACACGTTCGGGTCAAGCGGCGACGGCTCGCATCCGAACTCACCGCTTGTAGTGATAGATCCTACATCGGGAACACTCATTGGTACGACACAGAGTGGTGGTGGATTCGGCTATGGAACGTTGTATGAATTGCAATTTCATCAGGGATCTCAACCTACTGAGTCGGTTGTTTACAACTTCTCGGGGTCGAGCATGCTCGCCAATCAATCGCCCGTGGGCTGGCTCGCGCCCGCCAATGACGTGGTATACGGTAATGTAAGCGGACTAGGCGGCTATCAAGACGGTAATCTCTTCGCGTTTCAGTACTCAAACTTGTTCACCGCGCTCCTAATATTTGCGCCCCCGCCCCACCAATCCGGCGCTTGCTCCGGGCCGATGTTTGGCAATGATGGATATGTATACGGTGCGACGTGCTTCGGCGGTACGTTCGGCTTGGGCTATGTCTACAAGTACAATCCGTCAACCCAGATCGCGACAACAATCCACTCGTTTTCATCCTCCGAAGGTTACACCGTGCTAGCACCTTTGACATTGGGAAGCGATGGGAATCTCTACGGCACGACGTTTACCGGCGGTCAATTCGGTTACGGTACGATCTTCAAATTAACGGAGAACGGCGCGCTTACGGTGTTGCATTCTTTTTCAAAGGCCGACTAA
- a CDS encoding NHL repeat-containing protein — translation MISKTSSRTSSVMSAASIAAACALFAGCGGSGGGGIPIGPTPPPSNGSMYITDASNESGVQEIDQVLVFPQSAKGGQLPSQQIIGTSTGLSVPQGVAVDNAGNIWVTNSNTSSITEYPPGANGNQAPINTVIGNATGLSTPVGIWIDSSQHIWVANFSSNSVVEYGPNPTGNQAPIATIAGATTLLNQPQYLAVDANGYVYVTNINSNTITIYAPGATGNVAPYVFFGGNCNQPDGISLDAAGHIYVSCDFDATVREYTALNGTNRPTQTRGLGIGSPNPNLYNPSGIAVNSLGTLFVANSGFVGNQFGYITIYGPGYTNASFPGATLGGGNSFLIRPAGIALH, via the coding sequence ATGATCAGTAAGACTTCCTCTCGCACGTCATCGGTTATGTCGGCTGCATCCATCGCCGCTGCGTGCGCATTGTTCGCGGGCTGCGGCGGATCCGGCGGGGGTGGTATTCCCATCGGACCAACGCCGCCGCCGAGCAATGGTTCGATGTATATCACGGATGCGAGCAATGAATCTGGAGTTCAGGAAATCGACCAAGTACTCGTTTTTCCGCAGTCGGCCAAGGGCGGACAGTTGCCGTCGCAGCAGATCATTGGAACGTCGACCGGTCTTTCCGTTCCACAGGGCGTCGCCGTGGATAATGCGGGGAATATCTGGGTGACGAACAGCAATACGAGTAGCATCACGGAGTACCCGCCGGGTGCGAACGGAAACCAGGCGCCGATCAACACGGTTATCGGAAATGCGACGGGGCTATCCACGCCGGTCGGTATCTGGATCGATTCATCCCAGCACATATGGGTGGCGAATTTTAGTTCGAACAGCGTCGTCGAATACGGCCCGAATCCCACCGGCAATCAGGCCCCGATTGCCACGATCGCCGGGGCGACCACGCTTTTGAACCAGCCGCAGTACCTCGCCGTCGACGCCAATGGTTACGTCTATGTGACGAACATTAACAGCAACACGATCACGATCTACGCGCCGGGCGCAACCGGCAACGTCGCGCCTTATGTCTTTTTTGGCGGCAACTGCAACCAACCCGACGGCATCTCGCTCGACGCTGCCGGTCATATCTATGTCTCATGCGACTTCGATGCCACGGTTCGAGAATACACCGCACTGAATGGCACAAACCGCCCTACGCAAACGCGCGGACTCGGCATCGGGTCGCCGAATCCCAATCTTTACAACCCATCTGGCATCGCGGTGAACTCCCTCGGCACACTGTTTGTGGCGAATTCAGGCTTCGTAGGCAATCAATTCGGCTATATCACGATTTACGGACCCGGCTACACCAACGCTTCGTTTCCAGGCGCAACATTGGGCGGGGGCAACAGCTTTCTCATCCGCCCAGCGGGTATCGCGTTGCATTAA
- a CDS encoding DHA2 family efflux MFS transporter permease subunit — protein sequence MPAQTTAAGAPSHVEIAPRSLALVSATVMLGVIMAIIDSTIVNVALDKIAGNLGASIDEVAWVATGYILSALIVMPLNGWLTAALGRKRFYAICVAIFTLASLLCGTATNIWQLVFYRIVQGFGGGALQPTAQAIMFESFPRDQRGKAMAIFGMAAMAGPAIGPLLGGYLVANYDWPLIFFINIPLGIIAFLMTLAYIEDPPYRVKPAGSFDYIGLGSMVLGLGSLQYVLERGQHDDWFNSPTIVILSITAVGGLITFIAREIMTRYPLVDLRIFKNRSFAAGNVISIVSGFGLFGLSLVLPLFMQTLLGWDAWQTGVALLPGAVATALSMVVVGRLSSRIDARVLMAAGLIVFGIGSWVMGYLYQNAGYWDLFWPRAAQGFGIGLLFVPLTVVTMSSVPLDQTASASGLLTLVRQLGGSLGIAALTTYLQSDTASVYAGLSSGVNTGRAVVGQTLAQLQAFFEQHGYGAVQAHALALAQIAQMTQLDANAIAYENLFRISGVLFFVSLLALLLLANPKVRSGPSAQQVIAPD from the coding sequence GTGCCCGCACAGACGACGGCGGCCGGCGCGCCTTCTCACGTGGAGATCGCGCCGCGTTCGCTCGCGCTCGTCTCCGCGACTGTCATGCTCGGCGTGATCATGGCGATCATCGACTCGACGATCGTCAATGTCGCGCTCGACAAAATCGCCGGCAATCTCGGCGCGTCCATCGACGAAGTGGCATGGGTCGCGACCGGCTATATCCTGTCCGCGCTCATCGTCATGCCGCTCAACGGCTGGTTGACGGCGGCGCTCGGACGCAAGCGCTTCTATGCGATCTGCGTCGCGATCTTCACGCTCGCGTCGCTGCTATGCGGCACGGCGACGAACATCTGGCAGCTCGTCTTCTATAGGATCGTTCAGGGCTTCGGCGGCGGGGCGCTTCAGCCGACCGCGCAGGCCATTATGTTCGAATCATTCCCCCGCGATCAGCGCGGCAAGGCGATGGCGATCTTCGGCATGGCGGCGATGGCCGGGCCCGCGATCGGACCGCTGCTCGGCGGATACCTCGTCGCCAACTATGATTGGCCGCTGATCTTCTTCATCAACATCCCGCTCGGCATCATCGCGTTCTTGATGACGCTCGCATACATCGAAGATCCGCCGTACCGGGTGAAGCCCGCAGGTTCGTTCGATTACATCGGTCTCGGCTCAATGGTGCTCGGACTCGGCTCGCTTCAATACGTGCTCGAGCGCGGTCAGCACGACGACTGGTTCAACTCGCCGACGATCGTGATCTTGAGCATCACCGCGGTCGGAGGGCTCATCACGTTCATCGCGCGCGAGATCATGACCCGGTATCCGCTCGTGGACTTGCGCATATTCAAGAATCGATCGTTCGCCGCGGGCAACGTGATCAGCATCGTCTCCGGCTTCGGACTTTTCGGACTGAGCCTCGTCCTGCCGTTGTTCATGCAGACGCTTTTGGGTTGGGATGCGTGGCAGACGGGCGTCGCACTGCTGCCGGGAGCGGTCGCGACGGCTTTGAGCATGGTGGTCGTAGGCAGGCTCTCGTCGCGCATCGACGCGCGCGTGCTCATGGCTGCCGGCTTGATCGTGTTCGGCATCGGTTCGTGGGTGATGGGCTATCTCTACCAAAATGCGGGCTACTGGGATCTCTTCTGGCCGCGCGCCGCGCAAGGATTCGGGATCGGTCTGCTTTTCGTTCCGCTCACGGTCGTCACCATGTCGTCCGTGCCGCTCGATCAGACGGCGAGCGCGTCCGGCCTGCTCACTCTCGTCCGTCAGCTCGGCGGGAGTCTGGGCATCGCGGCGCTGACGACGTACTTGCAGTCGGATACGGCGTCGGTGTATGCAGGACTATCATCGGGCGTCAACACCGGAAGAGCGGTCGTCGGGCAGACGCTCGCACAACTGCAGGCATTTTTCGAACAACACGGTTACGGCGCTGTGCAAGCGCATGCTTTAGCTCTTGCGCAAATCGCGCAGATGACGCAACTCGATGCGAACGCGATCGCCTATGAAAACCTATTTAGGATCTCGGGCGTGCTGTTCTTCGTGTCGTTGCTCGCGCTGCTGCTCTTGGCAAATCCTAAGGTTCGCAGCGGTCCTTCAGCGCAACAGGTGATAGCGCCGGATTGA